Proteins encoded together in one Chryseobacterium taklimakanense window:
- a CDS encoding putative quinol monooxygenase, with product MYLLQGKLTAKDGKRDELAEILKDASKLISNAEGSKFYIVGKCEEDKNDVYVTELWNTKEDHDNSLNYPGVRELIMKAMPILDGQPEKGKEIEVLNEM from the coding sequence ATGTACTTACTTCAAGGAAAACTAACCGCTAAAGATGGAAAGCGTGACGAACTTGCCGAAATTTTAAAAGATGCGTCTAAATTAATTTCAAACGCTGAGGGCTCAAAATTTTATATTGTGGGAAAATGTGAGGAAGATAAGAATGATGTTTATGTAACTGAATTATGGAATACAAAAGAAGACCACGATAATTCATTAAACTATCCAGGTGTAAGAGAATTAATAATGAAGGCTATGCCAATTTTGGATGGACAACCTGAAAAGGGTAAAGAAATTGAAGTATTAAACGAAATGTAA
- a CDS encoding putative quinol monooxygenase, with product MYLLQGKLTAKDGKRDELAEILKDASKLISNAEGSKFYIVGKCEEDKNDVYVTELWNTKEDHDNSLNYPGVRELIMKAMPILDGQPEKGKEIEVLNEM from the coding sequence ATGTACTTACTTCAAGGAAAACTAACCGCTAAAGATGGAAAGCGTGACGAACTTGCCGAAATTCTAAAAGATGCGTCTAAATTAATTTCAAACGCTGAGGGCTCAAAATTTTATATTGTGGGAAAATGTGAGGAAGATAAGAATGATGTTTATGTAACTGAATTATGGAATACAAAAGAAGACCACGATAATTCATTAAACTATCCAGGTGTAAGAGAATTAATAATGAAGGCTATGCCAATTTTGGATGGACAACCTGAAAAGGGTAAAGAAATTGAAGTGTTAAACGAAATGTAA
- a CDS encoding lysozyme family protein yields the protein MAKGVKSITGNASPEVGEKNFYEVSSFYQGTVIKNENEIKWKLYTQQSSGNWRELRGPQKTGKKVPFSFPEKWLGKKLLIEAFVYNPEIKSPPGLIVTPKTAKIPRINKVELFYVDDKKGSVFSFMEKLRARAYCVNMFLKELTFTLWEDDVKGGGHNTSNKPIDTLKARVDKNGVAVVEFPLSKAIIKKAMEGEVDVKQLEFYVTVEYYKNKKHATKNVDVDNPNPKVPINPPKKTEPKQPPIAKGSPAESKPKSKKEEKGILDKIEEKWDELWDWWETPGTIKKEQQPTVQKPEGRSVSIVQEPPEKKEEKEKCFCNRDFEEKDVRKLVKLLKGTETIWEGQALKGGKRAECNISDKSFGTLTKELNNAIKKYKINTCAQKMHFLAQVCEETGTFALSEETKSKYASSTSVYKGRGLLQLTGVKKEGEDSYDSPGPYKDYADYKGDQRIVKTPEIVANNVHYCIDSGAWIWSVNKKMTNNPKSAAIIKWGKETLGKSLNELAVYVDKYLELISVLLNGRNSETGMPNGWAIRQSNYNTLKNFFFMYDRFHGDNHKPADAKDIVTYHIYANGEIEKHIPKSIKSGYEKKYAYIYHDKSGSLHELGTYDIIPTQVYGGVKGTKVNLINLDKVKKSYKKENYQYTFNVDSPRKYVNEKTLASIFGAMLEVNYNDISCNGFSHPDGSSKPSVSHINGNNGDFKYLRKDKKLMFGDGTSLDISANPDMLDDVRQNKWNDALYKFGWKSMLGWTYKRNGKVNYLNHLPKNTKNHHHHLHVQGYKPSFKEIKK from the coding sequence ATGGCTAAAGGAGTAAAATCAATAACAGGAAATGCATCACCAGAAGTTGGTGAAAAGAATTTCTATGAAGTTTCTTCATTTTATCAGGGAACAGTGATAAAAAATGAAAACGAAATAAAATGGAAATTATATACCCAACAAAGCTCAGGAAATTGGAGGGAATTAAGAGGACCTCAAAAAACAGGAAAAAAAGTTCCCTTTTCTTTTCCCGAGAAATGGTTGGGTAAAAAACTTTTAATAGAAGCTTTTGTTTATAATCCTGAAATTAAATCTCCGCCTGGATTAATAGTTACACCGAAAACTGCAAAAATCCCGAGAATAAACAAAGTAGAACTTTTTTATGTGGACGATAAAAAAGGAAGTGTTTTCAGTTTTATGGAAAAACTGAGAGCAAGAGCTTATTGCGTAAATATGTTTTTAAAAGAATTAACTTTTACTCTTTGGGAGGATGATGTGAAAGGAGGAGGACACAATACGAGCAATAAACCTATAGACACTCTAAAAGCCAGAGTAGATAAAAACGGAGTTGCAGTTGTGGAATTTCCACTATCAAAAGCGATAATAAAAAAAGCGATGGAGGGAGAAGTGGATGTAAAACAGTTAGAGTTTTATGTAACTGTTGAATATTACAAAAACAAGAAACATGCAACGAAAAATGTGGATGTAGATAATCCCAATCCTAAAGTACCCATTAATCCACCGAAGAAAACAGAACCAAAACAACCTCCGATAGCCAAAGGCTCACCTGCTGAAAGCAAGCCTAAATCCAAGAAAGAAGAAAAAGGAATCTTGGATAAGATTGAGGAAAAATGGGACGAACTTTGGGACTGGTGGGAAACCCCAGGAACCATAAAAAAAGAACAACAACCTACTGTACAAAAACCAGAAGGTAGAAGTGTAAGTATTGTACAAGAACCACCTGAAAAGAAAGAGGAGAAAGAAAAATGTTTCTGCAATCGAGATTTTGAAGAAAAAGATGTTAGAAAACTTGTAAAATTATTAAAAGGAACTGAAACAATTTGGGAAGGACAAGCTCTAAAAGGAGGAAAAAGAGCAGAGTGTAATATTAGTGATAAAAGTTTTGGGACATTAACAAAAGAATTGAATAATGCAATTAAGAAATACAAAATAAATACTTGTGCTCAGAAAATGCATTTTTTAGCGCAAGTTTGTGAAGAAACAGGAACTTTTGCTTTATCAGAAGAAACAAAAAGTAAATACGCTTCCAGCACAAGCGTTTATAAAGGTAGAGGGTTATTGCAATTAACTGGAGTTAAGAAAGAAGGAGAAGATTCTTATGATAGTCCAGGTCCATATAAAGATTACGCTGATTATAAAGGTGACCAACGTATTGTTAAAACACCTGAAATAGTAGCCAATAATGTACATTACTGTATCGATAGTGGTGCTTGGATTTGGAGTGTCAATAAAAAAATGACGAATAATCCTAAATCAGCGGCAATTATAAAATGGGGAAAGGAGACATTAGGTAAATCTTTAAATGAGCTTGCTGTTTATGTAGATAAATATTTGGAATTGATTTCTGTATTATTAAATGGTCGAAATTCCGAAACCGGAATGCCAAATGGTTGGGCCATAAGACAAAGCAATTACAATACATTGAAAAATTTCTTTTTCATGTATGACAGATTTCACGGTGATAATCATAAGCCAGCTGATGCTAAAGATATTGTTACCTATCATATCTATGCGAATGGCGAAATTGAAAAACATATTCCAAAATCAATTAAATCAGGATATGAGAAAAAATATGCATACATCTATCATGATAAATCAGGTAGTTTACATGAATTAGGAACGTATGATATTATTCCTACTCAAGTATATGGGGGAGTAAAAGGAACCAAGGTTAATCTAATCAATTTAGATAAAGTTAAAAAAAGTTATAAAAAAGAAAATTATCAGTATACTTTTAATGTAGATTCTCCAAGAAAATATGTAAATGAAAAGACATTAGCAAGTATTTTTGGAGCAATGTTAGAAGTTAACTACAATGATATTAGTTGTAACGGGTTTAGTCATCCTGACGGTTCTTCAAAACCAAGCGTCAGTCATATAAATGGTAATAATGGTGATTTTAAATATTTAAGAAAAGATAAAAAATTAATGTTTGGGGATGGAACAAGTTTAGATATAAGTGCTAATCCTGATATGCTTGATGATGTTAGACAAAATAAATGGAATGATGCACTATATAAATTCGGATGGAAAAGTATGTTAGGATGGACATATAAAAGAAACGGGAAAGTGAATTATCTTAATCATCTGCCTAAAAACACAAAAAACCATCACCACCATCTACATGTACAAGGATATAAACCAAGCTTTAAAGAAATAAAAAAATGA
- a CDS encoding DUF4280 domain-containing protein produces the protein MSSSEHDSKHFIIQKGKAMCDKGTKFPNFKVSSHQKHYWNDEEGQADYLAVTEDDILFNPPAVPFGNCSVKNGNPCAFAPSGKWTKTYDKVKVMGKSCLTEISELMCATGGKITVMQHGQTSELSKQNIKNADPREMHVYNPIVNFEEFQDSFNDDDEYE, from the coding sequence ATGTCCAGTTCAGAACATGATAGCAAACACTTCATCATCCAAAAAGGAAAAGCAATGTGTGATAAAGGAACTAAGTTTCCTAATTTCAAAGTAAGCAGTCACCAAAAACATTATTGGAATGATGAAGAAGGACAAGCTGATTATTTGGCTGTTACAGAAGATGACATCCTGTTTAATCCTCCTGCTGTTCCTTTTGGAAATTGTTCTGTAAAAAATGGAAACCCTTGTGCATTTGCTCCTTCTGGAAAATGGACAAAAACTTATGATAAAGTAAAAGTAATGGGAAAAAGTTGTCTCACAGAAATTTCTGAGTTAATGTGTGCAACAGGAGGAAAAATAACCGTAATGCAACACGGACAAACTTCTGAGTTATCCAAGCAAAACATAAAAAATGCAGACCCGAGAGAAATGCATGTCTATAATCCGATTGTGAATTTTGAGGAGTTTCAAGACAGTTTTAACGATGATGATGAATACGAATAA